A genomic segment from Methanoplanus limicola DSM 2279 encodes:
- a CDS encoding DNA topoisomerase IV subunit A has translation MLKKELDEEATKRLKNIAGKWYDQISSATIPYISLPTRTKKNIEYDENSEVWKYGNRETVRSASSAKSALHLLKMAHVVGFLKNQIADNRSSTLREMYYISEGWKRAKFSAQDESNMLVEDLEIITELSREAFHLRPEEDGAAIYGPLRIKEQTRRGEKIIHCQEDVGEAGYPIPNNVNNLELIDHDAKFVIAMETGGMYARLMENGFDEEHNAVLVHLKGQPARSTRRVLKRLNSELGLPVVIFTDGDPWSYRIFASIAYGSIKAAHMSEILATPGAQFIGVQPSDISNYDLPADKLTEGDIAALKAELTDPRFDTEYWRKEINLQLKLGLKSEQQAFASRGLDFVTKDYLPDRLSEMGVI, from the coding sequence ATGCTTAAGAAAGAACTTGATGAAGAGGCAACAAAGCGGCTTAAAAATATTGCAGGGAAATGGTATGACCAGATCTCCTCTGCAACAATACCATACATCTCGCTTCCGACAAGGACCAAGAAGAATATTGAGTACGATGAAAATTCTGAGGTCTGGAAGTACGGGAACCGTGAAACTGTGAGGTCGGCATCATCGGCCAAGAGCGCGCTACACCTCCTGAAGATGGCTCATGTAGTCGGATTTTTAAAGAATCAGATTGCTGATAACCGGTCATCCACCCTGAGAGAGATGTATTACATCTCTGAAGGATGGAAGAGGGCAAAGTTCTCCGCGCAGGATGAAAGTAATATGCTTGTTGAAGACCTTGAAATTATAACTGAACTTTCAAGGGAGGCATTTCATCTCCGGCCCGAGGAGGACGGTGCAGCTATATATGGCCCACTCAGAATAAAGGAGCAGACGAGGCGCGGGGAGAAGATTATTCACTGCCAGGAGGATGTCGGCGAGGCAGGCTACCCGATTCCGAACAATGTCAACAACCTTGAACTCATAGATCATGATGCCAAATTTGTTATTGCGATGGAGACCGGAGGTATGTATGCCCGTCTTATGGAGAACGGTTTCGATGAAGAGCATAATGCAGTTCTGGTTCATCTTAAGGGTCAGCCGGCCCGCTCTACAAGAAGGGTCTTAAAGAGGCTTAATTCAGAGCTTGGACTTCCGGTGGTTATATTCACTGACGGTGATCCCTGGTCATACAGGATCTTTGCAAGTATTGCATATGGTTCAATTAAGGCGGCGCATATGTCAGAGATTCTTGCAACTCCGGGGGCGCAGTTTATCGGCGTTCAGCCTTCTGATATAAGCAATTATGACCTTCCGGCAGACAAGCTTACGGAAGGGGATATTGCTGCCCTGAAAGCAGAGCTTACTGATCCAAGGTTTGACACTGAATACTGGAGAAAGGAGATAAATCTGCAGCTTAAGCTTGGACTGAAGTCAGAACAGCAGGCTTTTGCGAGCCGGGGGCTTGACTTTGTGACGAAGGATTATCTGCCGGACAGGCTGAGTGAGATGGGGGTAATATGA
- a CDS encoding nucleotidyltransferase family protein, translating to MQAVILAGGKGRRLRPYTTVLPKPLMPIGDYPILEVILRQLESSGFNDVIISTGYLHEIIRAYLESATDLNLSVRYSHEKEPLGTIAPLHLIEDLDDNFLVMNGDILTDLNYSHFMNYHKEKGGLGTVATYRRDVNIDFGVLKHDNSFRINEFIEKPTYHFEVSMGIYAFRKEMLEFVPKNKPFGFDNLMHSFIQNQSPVFSYPYDGYWLDIGRPDDYEKSIEEFEKYKDKFLP from the coding sequence ATGCAGGCAGTTATACTTGCGGGCGGGAAGGGCAGGCGACTTAGGCCATATACAACCGTTCTTCCAAAACCTCTCATGCCGATTGGTGATTATCCAATTCTGGAGGTAATTCTCAGGCAGCTTGAGTCATCCGGATTTAATGATGTAATTATCTCAACCGGATATCTCCACGAGATAATCCGGGCATATCTTGAATCTGCAACAGATCTGAATCTCAGTGTCAGGTACAGCCACGAAAAGGAGCCACTTGGGACTATTGCGCCTCTGCACCTGATAGAAGATCTTGATGATAATTTTCTGGTGATGAACGGAGACATACTGACTGATCTGAACTATTCACACTTCATGAATTACCATAAAGAGAAGGGCGGACTTGGCACTGTTGCAACTTACAGGCGTGATGTCAATATTGATTTTGGTGTATTGAAGCATGATAACAGTTTCAGGATCAATGAATTCATTGAAAAACCGACATATCACTTTGAGGTAAGTATGGGCATCTATGCCTTCAGAAAGGAGATGCTTGAATTTGTTCCAAAAAACAAACCCTTTGGCTTTGACAACCTGATGCACTCATTTATACAGAATCAATCTCCGGTATTCAGCTATCCATATGATGGTTACTGGCTTGATATCGGACGTCCGGATGACTACGAAAAGTCAATAGAAGAGTTTGAGAAATACAAGGATAAATTCCTGCCATGA
- a CDS encoding SDR family oxidoreductase: protein MITNTINNFKLDGKIAVITGGAGFLGEKHAEAILEGGGIPVLVDINESAAKKKAEMLSKKYDSEVHWFITDITKKESIINLNDSIISEVGYVDILINNAANDPKVDAGKNPGWSRFENFPEENWDLDFAVGLKGAFFCCQVIGQEMAKRKQGVILNISSDLGIIAPDQSIYSINGLSQDLQPVKPVTYSVVKHGLIGLTKYLATYWARDGVRVNSLCPGGIYNKQPESFTEKVERLIPMGRMANADEYKSAVIFMVSDASTYMTGSTIIVDGGRTCW from the coding sequence ATGATTACAAATACAATCAATAATTTCAAGTTAGATGGTAAAATTGCGGTTATAACTGGTGGGGCCGGATTTCTTGGAGAAAAACATGCCGAAGCAATACTTGAAGGAGGAGGTATACCAGTTTTAGTAGATATTAATGAATCTGCCGCTAAGAAAAAAGCGGAAATGTTATCCAAAAAATATGATTCAGAAGTTCACTGGTTTATTACAGATATCACAAAAAAAGAAAGTATAATCAATCTAAATGATTCAATTATCTCTGAAGTTGGATATGTGGATATTCTTATAAATAATGCTGCAAATGATCCCAAAGTTGATGCAGGAAAAAATCCGGGATGGAGCAGATTTGAGAATTTTCCTGAAGAAAACTGGGATTTGGATTTTGCAGTTGGATTAAAAGGTGCATTCTTTTGTTGTCAGGTAATAGGGCAAGAAATGGCAAAACGAAAACAGGGGGTTATTTTAAATATTTCCTCAGACTTAGGAATCATTGCACCAGATCAAAGTATTTATTCCATTAATGGATTATCTCAGGATTTACAACCAGTAAAACCGGTTACATATTCGGTAGTCAAACATGGTTTAATTGGTCTGACTAAATATCTTGCCACTTATTGGGCAAGGGATGGTGTACGTGTCAATTCACTGTGTCCTGGTGGAATATATAATAAGCAGCCGGAAAGTTTTACTGAAAAAGTTGAAAGATTAATTCCGATGGGCAGAATGGCGAATGCCGATGAATATAAATCAGCAGTAATATTCATGGTTTCTGATGCGTCCACTTATATGACTGGTTCAACTATAATTGTTGATGGTGGAAGAACATGTTGGTAG
- a CDS encoding LIC12162 family transferase, with the protein MVTTADQRFWNTDEDILFLGEWCKIYDQKDVWSKLNSKVLPYHWDDRNILYDDYLYLDSIYERYLDCLAKNLNELHNTNYSLNYWRIVVGPWLYYFIEILYDRYLSLKTAYESGLVTNTWICKKDTNNWIPDDFEMFQNWFCFDKYNFYLYSRIVETLNLISYEKLDVKIEPDNNIICSSSENKIKKLAKRINVIYNDFFSEGFNKIVFVDSYLSNLDIIKLQILLRQIPCLYESGNIYMNSSTLNSKLRRKIKFNSCKSEFELLLNKLIPENMLKAFIESYKSFHEMSLEVYPKDPEIIFTANAYLRTSFCFWAGYSKEKGAKVVGTQHGGHYGNGLWSASEDHQIKICDRYYSWGWEVKGEKKVIPLPTGKFNIFKCNVKPNRYGTILWIGMTVPRYSYFMYSASVGPHMLNYIEDQFKFYNFLSDQVHDIIYLRLYPYDFGWNEKNRWVDKYSNIKIMGGNMSFVESLNKSRLAICTYNATTYLETFVANFPTIVFWDPYYWELRPSAQKYFDQLREVGIFHETPESAAKMVNEIYKDPLSWWNKPEVQEAKDEFCYQFARTSDDWMKQWKNEFKKVLKEINMESK; encoded by the coding sequence TTGGTTACTACGGCTGATCAACGATTCTGGAATACTGATGAAGATATATTATTCCTTGGAGAATGGTGTAAAATATATGACCAGAAAGATGTATGGTCAAAATTAAATTCCAAAGTTCTTCCATATCATTGGGATGATAGGAATATATTATATGATGACTATTTATATCTGGATTCTATATATGAGAGATATCTAGACTGTTTAGCAAAAAATTTGAATGAACTACATAATACAAATTATTCATTAAATTACTGGCGTATTGTTGTAGGACCATGGTTATACTATTTTATAGAAATATTATATGATAGATATCTTTCATTAAAAACAGCATATGAAAGTGGACTTGTAACAAATACATGGATATGTAAAAAAGATACGAATAATTGGATACCTGATGATTTTGAAATGTTCCAAAACTGGTTTTGCTTTGATAAATATAATTTTTATTTGTATAGTCGAATTGTAGAAACTCTTAATTTAATCTCTTATGAAAAGTTAGATGTTAAAATTGAGCCAGATAATAATATCATTTGCTCAAGTAGTGAAAATAAAATAAAAAAATTAGCAAAGAGAATAAATGTAATATATAATGATTTTTTTTCGGAAGGATTTAATAAAATTGTATTTGTGGATAGTTATCTAAGTAATTTAGATATTATAAAATTACAAATTTTGCTAAGACAAATTCCCTGTCTATATGAATCTGGCAATATTTACATGAATTCATCTACATTAAATTCTAAATTGAGAAGAAAAATTAAATTTAATAGTTGTAAATCAGAATTTGAGTTGCTGTTAAATAAATTAATTCCTGAGAATATGTTAAAAGCATTTATTGAGAGTTATAAGAGTTTTCACGAAATGTCTCTCGAAGTATATCCAAAGGATCCAGAAATAATTTTCACTGCTAATGCCTATTTAAGGACAAGTTTTTGCTTTTGGGCTGGATATTCTAAAGAGAAAGGTGCTAAAGTAGTAGGTACTCAACATGGTGGACATTATGGGAATGGTCTCTGGTCAGCATCTGAAGATCATCAGATAAAGATTTGTGATAGATATTATTCATGGGGTTGGGAAGTAAAGGGGGAAAAAAAAGTAATCCCATTACCAACAGGCAAATTTAATATTTTTAAATGTAATGTTAAACCAAATAGATATGGAACTATACTTTGGATCGGTATGACCGTTCCACGTTATTCTTATTTCATGTACAGTGCATCGGTTGGTCCGCATATGTTAAATTATATTGAAGATCAATTTAAGTTTTACAATTTTTTATCAGATCAAGTTCATGATATCATTTACTTGCGTTTATATCCATATGATTTTGGGTGGAATGAAAAGAATCGTTGGGTTGATAAATATTCAAATATTAAAATAATGGGTGGTAATATGTCTTTTGTAGAATCTCTAAATAAAAGTCGTCTGGCAATATGCACTTATAACGCAACAACATATCTTGAAACATTTGTTGCTAATTTTCCAACCATAGTATTCTGGGATCCATATTACTGGGAATTACGACCATCTGCTCAGAAATATTTTGATCAGTTGCGAGAAGTCGGTATTTTTCATGAAACCCCTGAATCGGCAGCTAAAATGGTAAATGAAATATACAAAGATCCATTATCCTGGTGGAATAAACCTGAAGTGCAGGAAGCAAAAGATGAATTCTGCTATCAATTTGCAAGAACATCAGATGACTGGATGAAACAGTGGAAGAATGAGTTTAAAAAAGTCCTTAAAGAGATTAATATGGAATCAAAGTAG
- a CDS encoding SDR family NAD(P)-dependent oxidoreductase translates to MNWQGKKVLVTGAGGFIGSHLVDKLVALGADVTAFVHYNARNDWGMLEENYSENDDRISVISGDIADGFAVDDAVAGNDYVFHLAALIGIPYSYVAPESYVNTNIKGTLNIMQACRQHDVSRIIHTSTSEAYGTAIYTPIDEKHPLQGQSPYSATKIGADKIAESYFCSFELPVSTIRPFNTFGPRQSARAVIPTIISQALKSDKIHLGSLTPVRDMNFVYDTVNGFVKMAESDNAIGMTINVGSGRGATIGEIADIILQKINPDAEIICKEERVRPENSEVMELICGNKLAKEVFGWTPEYTLEEGLEITIEWIRKNLACYKTSRYII, encoded by the coding sequence ATGAACTGGCAGGGAAAAAAGGTACTTGTGACCGGCGCAGGGGGTTTTATCGGAAGCCACCTTGTCGATAAACTGGTCGCACTCGGAGCAGATGTCACTGCATTTGTTCATTACAATGCGCGCAACGACTGGGGAATGCTGGAAGAGAACTATTCTGAGAACGATGACAGAATTTCGGTAATCTCAGGCGACATTGCGGACGGGTTTGCCGTTGATGATGCAGTAGCCGGAAATGACTATGTATTCCATCTTGCCGCGCTGATTGGAATCCCGTATTCCTATGTCGCGCCCGAATCATATGTCAATACAAACATCAAAGGCACGCTCAATATCATGCAGGCATGCAGACAACATGATGTCAGCAGAATAATTCATACCTCAACAAGTGAGGCCTATGGCACTGCAATTTATACTCCGATAGATGAGAAACATCCCCTTCAGGGCCAGTCTCCGTATTCTGCAACAAAAATAGGCGCTGACAAAATTGCGGAGAGCTACTTCTGTTCATTTGAACTGCCTGTTTCTACGATAAGACCTTTCAACACATTCGGACCGCGCCAGTCAGCCCGTGCTGTAATTCCGACAATAATATCCCAGGCACTTAAATCAGACAAAATACACTTAGGTTCACTCACCCCTGTGCGTGATATGAACTTTGTATATGACACTGTAAACGGATTTGTTAAGATGGCTGAATCAGACAATGCCATCGGAATGACCATCAATGTCGGCAGCGGAAGGGGCGCTACAATCGGTGAGATTGCAGATATAATTCTTCAGAAGATAAATCCGGATGCTGAAATCATCTGCAAAGAGGAGAGAGTCCGTCCGGAGAACAGCGAAGTTATGGAACTTATCTGCGGCAATAAACTTGCAAAGGAAGTATTTGGCTGGACTCCGGAATACACTCTTGAAGAGGGTCTTGAGATCACAATTGAATGGATAAGGAAGAATCTTGCATGCTACAAAACTTCCCGGTATATAATATGA
- a CDS encoding type II toxin-antitoxin system HicA family toxin — protein sequence MSRLLPVTGKQMCRILERLGYIRVHQSGSPHQIYSPGRKKNCGACA from the coding sequence ATGAGCAGACTTCTTCCGGTTACCGGAAAGCAGATGTGCAGGATTCTGGAACGGCTGGGATATATCAGAGTTCACCAGTCCGGCAGTCCACATCAGATATATTCACCCGGACGGAAGAAGAACTGTGGTGCCTGTGCATGA
- a CDS encoding type II toxin-antitoxin system HicB family antitoxin → MKDNLLNLTVLIEQDEDGIYVAKVPDIPGCYTQGNTIAQAMERIEEAIHACIDAGEDLADIMPMKFIGLQQVEIKVKA, encoded by the coding sequence ATGAAAGATAATCTCCTGAATTTAACCGTTCTTATTGAGCAGGATGAGGACGGAATATATGTGGCAAAGGTTCCGGACATTCCAGGCTGCTACACACAGGGAAACACCATAGCACAGGCGATGGAGAGAATAGAGGAAGCAATTCATGCCTGTATTGATGCCGGGGAAGATCTGGCAGATATTATGCCGATGAAATTTATCGGGCTTCAGCAGGTTGAGATTAAGGTTAAGGCATGA
- a CDS encoding DNA topoisomerase VI subunit B, producing the protein MDLAEELASKQRSISVAEFFEKNKHLLGFDSPTRGIITTIKEAVDNSLDACEEAEILPDIYVAVKKTDRDVFRIIVEDNGPGITPAQVPFVFGKLLYGSRFHQIRQSRGQQGIGISAAVLYAQLTTGIPAVVTSRTGHKSPAHRFELLIKTETNEPEIVKQEEIVWDRMHGTRIEIEFKSSLAAKKRLLDYLRYTSVVNPHARIRADIDGDLHNFERASDEIIVAPKAIAPHPHGIELGLLKRMAALSDKKLKEFLIDGFSRVGEKNADEIIGISGLKNSRKTSGLKIEELKSLLSAMQTVSVPPPPASQCLSPIGEEMIIKGIDKEFELDFVKSRTRKSQVYSGNPFIIEAAIGYGGKLESEGSATLMRFANRVPLLYQQGACAITNAVSQVNWKSYNLPQQGIPTGPVMILVHVASTNVPFTSESKDAVAAIDEIEKEIVLVMQDLGRELKNFLSRRDKNKQEEERARAVCSLLPDIAAKVSEIVEKPVPDVSPLEAQIMRKVVAKKQTIGGIVEITVSNHTRSPVSVTVYNMSEDSAADAEPKTDFTDVIGSEYNKLWKAEIEPESAWKATYTGTGSGTLDVRGVDGKKLVVVDLDA; encoded by the coding sequence TTGGATCTCGCCGAAGAGTTAGCATCTAAACAGCGCAGCATAAGTGTTGCAGAATTCTTTGAGAAGAACAAACATCTTCTTGGTTTTGACTCTCCGACAAGGGGAATAATTACAACCATCAAAGAAGCGGTTGACAACTCACTCGATGCATGTGAGGAGGCGGAGATCCTCCCGGACATTTATGTTGCAGTTAAGAAGACTGACAGGGATGTCTTCCGGATTATTGTGGAGGACAATGGCCCGGGCATTACACCTGCCCAGGTGCCTTTTGTCTTTGGGAAGCTGCTCTATGGATCACGCTTTCACCAGATCCGGCAGTCAAGGGGTCAGCAGGGTATAGGAATATCCGCAGCAGTGCTCTACGCGCAGCTGACCACCGGAATTCCGGCTGTGGTCACTTCAAGAACAGGGCATAAAAGTCCTGCACACAGATTTGAACTTCTCATTAAGACAGAGACGAATGAACCTGAGATTGTTAAACAGGAGGAGATTGTATGGGACAGGATGCACGGGACAAGAATTGAGATCGAATTCAAAAGCTCCCTTGCCGCCAAAAAAAGGCTTCTGGACTATCTCAGATACACATCAGTTGTAAACCCGCATGCAAGAATAAGGGCGGATATTGACGGCGATCTGCACAATTTTGAGAGGGCGAGCGATGAGATTATTGTCGCACCAAAGGCCATTGCGCCTCACCCTCACGGCATTGAACTTGGCCTCTTAAAGAGAATGGCGGCACTCAGTGACAAAAAACTCAAAGAATTTCTGATCGACGGATTTTCCCGTGTAGGAGAGAAGAATGCCGATGAGATAATCGGAATTTCCGGGCTGAAAAACAGCAGGAAGACTTCCGGGCTGAAGATTGAGGAATTAAAAAGCCTCCTATCGGCGATGCAGACCGTAAGTGTGCCTCCGCCCCCTGCGTCCCAGTGCCTCTCACCTATAGGTGAGGAGATGATCATAAAGGGGATAGACAAGGAGTTTGAACTTGACTTTGTTAAATCAAGGACGAGAAAAAGCCAGGTCTATTCCGGAAATCCGTTTATCATTGAGGCAGCCATAGGATACGGCGGAAAACTTGAATCCGAAGGTTCTGCAACCCTTATGAGGTTTGCAAACCGTGTACCACTCCTCTATCAGCAGGGTGCATGTGCAATTACAAACGCCGTATCACAGGTGAACTGGAAGTCATATAATCTCCCACAACAGGGGATTCCCACAGGGCCGGTGATGATTCTTGTTCATGTGGCATCAACGAATGTCCCGTTCACATCTGAGAGCAAGGATGCAGTTGCTGCCATTGATGAGATCGAAAAAGAGATTGTCCTTGTAATGCAGGACCTTGGCAGGGAGCTTAAGAACTTCCTGAGCAGGAGGGATAAGAACAAACAGGAGGAAGAGAGAGCGCGTGCTGTCTGCTCACTGCTGCCAGACATTGCTGCCAAAGTGTCTGAAATTGTTGAAAAGCCCGTACCTGACGTATCACCTCTTGAAGCGCAGATTATGAGAAAGGTCGTTGCAAAGAAGCAGACAATCGGCGGGATCGTTGAAATAACGGTAAGCAACCACACAAGAAGCCCGGTTTCTGTAACTGTTTACAATATGTCTGAGGACAGTGCAGCAGATGCAGAGCCAAAGACCGATTTTACCGATGTTATCGGCAGCGAATACAATAAACTGTGGAAGGCGGAGATTGAACCGGAATCTGCATGGAAGGCTACATATACCGGTACAGGCAGCGGGACACTTGATGTACGCGGAGTGGACGGGAAGAAACTCGTGGTGGTGGATCTTGATGCTTAA
- a CDS encoding NAD-dependent epimerase/dehydratase family protein encodes MKVLITGASGFTGRYLIKHISEKCASAKNRPEIYGLYNSSKPKSSESCRFIKADICNVSEIEDLISSVKPDYIIHLAGERRGSYEEQFRLNAVGTVNLLEAVRKHCNKSRILVVSSSAVYGYAGEMPISEDNPLRPVGAYGVSKAAGEMAALSFTRQYGMNITVARPFNLFGPGQNEDFVTGKIVKYTGEIIAGLRESFDLYSLDSGRDFVDVRDAVRAYWDIISSPVFEEKCRGEVFNIGSGDAFTVRDVIVALEIITSHKITVNLPSEILPEIVPTQKSDITKIKNTVGWVPEYNFEKTLTDMLKEY; translated from the coding sequence ATGAAGGTATTGATCACAGGTGCATCCGGCTTTACCGGAAGATATCTGATTAAGCATATATCTGAAAAATGTGCATCAGCAAAGAACAGACCGGAAATATATGGTCTGTATAATTCATCCAAGCCAAAATCCTCTGAAAGTTGCAGATTCATAAAGGCTGATATCTGCAATGTTTCAGAAATCGAAGATCTGATCTCGTCAGTAAAACCCGATTATATCATACATCTTGCAGGTGAACGCAGAGGCAGTTATGAAGAGCAGTTCAGACTGAATGCAGTCGGAACAGTCAACCTTCTTGAAGCTGTAAGGAAGCACTGTAACAAATCCCGGATTCTTGTGGTAAGTTCATCTGCCGTCTATGGCTATGCCGGAGAAATGCCAATATCAGAAGATAATCCCCTTCGTCCTGTTGGTGCCTACGGTGTCAGCAAAGCTGCGGGTGAGATGGCGGCCCTTTCATTTACAAGACAGTACGGGATGAATATTACGGTGGCACGCCCGTTTAATCTCTTTGGTCCGGGGCAGAATGAGGATTTCGTCACCGGAAAAATAGTGAAATATACTGGAGAGATCATTGCCGGCCTGCGGGAATCCTTTGACCTATATTCCCTTGATTCCGGGCGTGACTTTGTGGATGTCCGTGATGCTGTGAGGGCCTACTGGGATATAATCTCATCACCTGTATTTGAAGAAAAATGTCGGGGTGAGGTGTTCAATATTGGTTCGGGTGATGCTTTTACAGTCAGGGATGTTATTGTTGCACTTGAAATAATAACTTCTCATAAAATTACAGTTAATCTGCCTTCAGAGATATTACCGGAAATAGTGCCCACGCAAAAAAGTGACATCACTAAAATAAAAAATACAGTTGGATGGGTTCCGGAGTATAACTTTGAGAAAACTCTTACTGATATGCTGAAAGAATATTGA
- a CDS encoding SDR family NAD(P)-dependent oxidoreductase, translated as MSNLIGKIALVSGSSKGIGKAIAKKLLEEGAIVYITGRNGKDLNDTFLEFQSISSERINQFCGDLTDIDNIKKLMQVIIKKNGRLDILVANIGSGRFSSGWDISDEEWEKCMELNLFSSIKITREAIKIMEKNGSGNIIIMSSIAGCESISAPITYSTAKAGLLAYMKSTSHTIGSSGIRINAISPGNIYFKGGTWYNKMQEDEEKTIQYISDNVPLHKFGIPEDIAEVVCFLVSEKSQFITGANFVIDGGQTRCL; from the coding sequence ATGTCTAATTTGATCGGAAAAATTGCATTAGTTTCTGGTTCCAGCAAAGGAATAGGAAAAGCTATTGCTAAAAAACTTCTTGAAGAAGGCGCTATTGTTTATATAACAGGAAGAAATGGTAAAGATCTAAATGATACTTTTTTAGAATTTCAGAGTATTTCATCTGAAAGGATAAATCAATTTTGTGGGGATTTAACAGATATTGACAATATTAAAAAACTTATGCAGGTTATAATCAAGAAAAATGGTAGACTGGACATACTTGTTGCAAATATTGGGTCCGGTCGTTTTTCTTCAGGTTGGGACATTTCCGATGAAGAATGGGAAAAGTGCATGGAATTAAATTTATTTTCATCCATCAAAATAACCAGAGAGGCCATAAAAATCATGGAAAAGAATGGGTCCGGAAATATAATTATTATGTCGTCTATTGCGGGTTGTGAGAGTATTTCTGCACCAATTACATATTCTACTGCAAAAGCTGGATTATTGGCTTATATGAAAAGTACTTCACATACAATTGGTTCATCAGGTATTAGAATAAATGCAATCTCTCCAGGAAATATATATTTTAAAGGCGGAACATGGTACAATAAAATGCAAGAAGATGAAGAAAAAACTATTCAATACATCAGTGACAATGTTCCGCTTCATAAATTTGGAATTCCGGAAGACATTGCTGAAGTGGTATGCTTTCTGGTTTCTGAAAAGTCTCAGTTCATTACTGGTGCTAATTTTGTTATTGATGGTGGACAGACAAGGTGTTTATGA
- a CDS encoding glycosyltransferase yields the protein MILTFIADARTIHTQRWVEYFAKNKDNEVHLITYDPAPENFIKENPEITEHIIPGKFNNLYLDFWPRHLKIQKLVTKINPDLIHAHFITKYGFHLPSGKKYPTVVSAWGDDILILPPQSRIIHQFTKKILNRVDLIYGVSHDINRHIIEDFRIPEDKIKYLPFGIDTKMFSPSENSGKFDEDHTVIFSNRGFYPVYDMPTLVEGFEKAYKINKNLRLYLKGDGPELPKIKDLVKTKNLSDAVNFLQRTEYSQVPVDLNKADIFVTTAVSDGTPVSLLETMSTETPVIATNIGGVPEWITDGENGILVPPKDPDALSRKILLLAGDKSLRNRLGKKARKTVLERGDWWKLMAEAESDYRTLIDKYNQ from the coding sequence ATGATCCTAACTTTCATCGCAGACGCCCGGACAATCCACACTCAAAGATGGGTTGAATACTTCGCAAAAAACAAAGATAACGAAGTACACCTGATTACATACGACCCTGCACCGGAGAACTTTATCAAAGAAAACCCGGAAATTACCGAGCACATAATCCCCGGAAAATTCAACAACCTCTACCTGGACTTCTGGCCGCGCCATCTAAAAATCCAGAAACTAGTAACAAAAATAAATCCGGATTTAATCCACGCGCACTTCATCACAAAGTACGGCTTTCACCTCCCGTCCGGAAAAAAATACCCTACAGTAGTATCTGCATGGGGCGACGATATACTCATTCTGCCACCTCAAAGCAGAATTATTCACCAATTTACAAAAAAAATACTGAATCGGGTAGATCTGATATATGGCGTTTCCCACGACATCAACAGACATATCATAGAGGACTTCAGAATTCCAGAGGATAAAATCAAATACCTCCCCTTTGGCATTGACACTAAAATGTTCTCGCCCTCTGAAAATTCCGGAAAATTCGATGAAGATCACACAGTCATCTTCTCAAACCGTGGTTTTTATCCGGTATATGACATGCCAACCCTCGTAGAAGGCTTTGAAAAGGCATACAAGATTAACAAAAATCTCAGGTTATATCTCAAGGGTGACGGCCCGGAACTGCCTAAAATAAAAGATCTCGTCAAAACTAAAAACCTCTCAGATGCTGTAAACTTCCTGCAAAGAACAGAATATTCACAGGTTCCGGTTGATCTAAACAAAGCAGATATATTTGTAACAACAGCAGTATCAGACGGAACACCTGTATCACTACTCGAAACAATGTCAACAGAAACTCCGGTGATTGCAACAAACATTGGCGGAGTTCCGGAATGGATAACCGACGGCGAAAACGGAATACTCGTCCCGCCAAAAGATCCGGATGCCCTCTCCAGGAAGATCCTCCTCCTTGCAGGAGATAAATCCCTCAGAAACCGGCTTGGCAAAAAAGCACGCAAAACAGTTCTTGAGCGCGGGGACTGGTGGAAGCTAATGGCAGAAGCCGAATCGGATTACAGAACCTTAATTGATAAATATAATCAATAA